The following coding sequences lie in one Arachis ipaensis cultivar K30076 chromosome B03, Araip1.1, whole genome shotgun sequence genomic window:
- the LOC110269420 gene encoding uncharacterized protein LOC110269420, producing MADSSTSSTSQSHSEKKQTFHFRASFDTENIQLVANIGKFHQHNKELSIKNLQRKQSYHTQEKMAARNQPGRNQTKDLKCATHLLNDKFRNMSEEKKTIVRDLGFGGLMHIPPLRVHHQVLRELANNFKLGENRLEIGYGSFKITPKKIGDVLGINATGDLFPQKVDYKKFSEDDKEIFRRFQGKTLKSLTDEMMDIGVGNEEDRLMFKRIFILYIQMAFLLPTTINKISPVHLAPIFEMDTITERNWGGHVLSFIVKGAVGRKNDGGKREKYGK from the exons ATGGcagactcttccacttcttccacttctcaaagccATTCAGAGAAAAAGCAAACGTTCCATTTTCGAGCATCATTCGATACTGAAAATATACAACTCGTCGCTAATATTGGAAAATTCCATCAACACAACAAAGAACTCTCGATCAAGAATCTCCAGAGAAAACAAAGCTATCATACTCAAG aaaaaatggcagcGAGAAACCAACCTGGAagaaat caaacaaaagaccttaagtgtgcaacacatttgttaaatgataaattcagaaacatgagtgAGGAGAAGAAAACGATTGTGAGGGATTTGGGATTCGGTGGcttgatgcacatcccaccactaagggtgcatcaccaagTGTTAAGGGAGCTGGCTAACAACTTCAAATTAGGGGAGAACAGACTGGAAATCGGATACGGTTCTTTTAAAATAACACCAAAAAAAATAGGTGATGTGCTTGGCATCAACGCAACAG gagatctatttcctcaGAAAGTCGATTATAAGAAATTTTCTGAGGATgacaaagaaatttttagaagattccagggtaagaccctcaaaagtcttacagatgagatgatggatattggcgttggtaacgaagaggatcgcctaatgttcaagaggattttcatcctctatatacagatggcgttccttttaccaacgacaataaacaaaatctcgcCTGTGCACCTGGCCCCAATTTTTGAGATGGACACCATAACAGAGAGAAACTGGGGAGGgcatgttttgagttttatcgtCAAGG GAGCAGTTGGACGAAAGAATGACGGCGGAAAGAGAGAAAAATATGGTAAGTGA